In Armatimonadota bacterium, the genomic stretch TCTTCGGTCAACTCAACGAAGTCATCCAGCCGCGAGCGAAGATGTTCGAGCCAATCTCTGGGAAAAACAAAGAGTGGCGGCGCTTGGGCGAGGCCATGCATGCGCTATATAGGTGCTTGCAGTGTGAGAACATGATTGTTGGGGGCGAGGAATGGGAGGACACCGTGATGACTCAGCAACTGGCAGAAGGCTTGAGTCGGGCAGAGGCGGGTGAGCAAGCCGCGGTGGACTTCGTAAGGGAAAAGTGGGGTGTAGCGAGCTAGACACTTGACTTCAGCCTGCGCGTAATGCGCAGGCTGATTCAATCGAAACGGCGAATGATGGTACTAACGTCGGAGACTGCGCATGCGCGCGGCTGAAGTTCGCATACCCGACCGGGTCTCTGCACACGCTGCCGATGGCAATTCCGGCCCGTTGCTTAGGGAAAGTGTCGCCACCCAAAAAGGAGAAGGGCTAACCAAACGCCTGCCGCAACCACGAATGGGATGCCCCAAGCTCGGCCATCACCGCCAGTACGACGAAAAATCAGCCAAGGGACTAGCCAAGAAATCGCGACTAAGAATACGGGAACTACGACCCAGCCAATCAGTCCCGAGTCACTCGCGACCCTATGCGGAATCAAGACAACTCTAAAAATCGAGTCACTCTCTAGGCTTTGCGGTGACCGGTTGTAGTCCCCGCTTCTGAAGTATGGCTTTGAAATGATAGTTTGCGGAATTCCATAGGATAACAGCGCAGCAATTCCCAAGAAATACAGATACATCAACAGTTGCTCTTTGGTGTTTGGCGAATTCGGGGTTCCGTATTGGCCATCAAAATCCTGAACTTTTCCGGTGCACCTTTCTGCGCTCGGTTGGTCAAGCTCAGGTGTAAATATGGAATCGTCGCCTTCAACTCGTTGAATGTCTGTCGCTGGCCCTGAGTTTTGGGAGTGGCGCCTGAGGAAGAAGACATCAAGGCCCGGAACTACAACAGCGGGTATTCGTCGTTCTTCGCCCTGGATTGATACTGCCGTTTCCCTCGTCACGATGCCGGTGGTAGCCCACTCCTTGAGCGTGGCGACATCTACTGGACCAAAGGTCGTTCCGTCAGGTTGGTGGACAATGTAGCTGGGGAAGTCAGACACGTCCCACCTGCCTAAGTGAATTCTGCCTTCGCCAGCAATAGATAGCGAATGCAATCGGCACCAGCCAGACCAGCACGGTGAAGCCAGTATCAAGCCCGCCTTCTGACTTACTTGGGGTCTCCAAAGCTCTTCCGATAAAATTGGTTACTGTCCCCAGGCAGCCTGCCACCAAACCAACCGAGAATGCCCAAGGTCGAGAGCGAATCAGCCCGATGAAGGCGGTTGCCATCACAAAGTTGACTAACCAAGTAAGAACAGCGCCTACCATATCTCCGGCAGACATGGTGTTGCCCCCCAATGCGACCACGAGAATCAGGCCGAAGAAGACGAGAACGCTTAGCAGGACACCAATCCATCCGACAACAACATCAGATTTGCTGCTAGTGAATATATTCCGACCGGAGCCTTTGATTATCGGCGTAACACTTTGTGATGGAGACAGTGGTCGTGAAGGCTGAACCGGAGCCGGAGCTGAAGTTGGACCGAAAAGTCCCTGGATTGACACGGCTGGCACGCGTACTTCCGAGCCGACAATGCTTAGAGCAGTTGTCTTGCTAACCACACCAGCTTCGACCCAAACGCAAAGGTCATCTAGCGAAGCTGGCCCCAGTTCACTCCCGTCAGGCATGTGAACTAGGTAACTCGTGCCTGGATTGTGGGTCATGCCACGACTTCCATATGTCTATTTTGGACATGTCAGGGTTGGAAAGTCAAGCTCATGCAGCGACGCTCTGCATGCTTAAATCAATCTATTCCCCCGAATACCGAACGATGGTTCGCCTGCTCCGCAAGACGCGGGAGCAACGCGGCCTGACTCAAGAGCAAGTTGCCAGGTCACTTTCCATTACTGCATCTATGCTCAGTAAATGGGAGTTGGGGGAAAGGCGAATCGACCTTCGCGAGCTGGACTTGTATCTGCGAGCATGCGAGGCTGACCTGGTCGACTTTGTTGCCTCCTGGCAGCAAGCTATCCGGGAGAACAATGTAGTTGTGGGCATTGAAGTCAAGCTCAGAAAGGGAAGACCAGTTCCCAAGAGTGCGAGGTAACACCAAGAGCATTGGGGTTAATGTTGGGGTTCTCCGCGAATACCTGCGGATAATGGCGAACAAATCACCCCAACAATCAAGAAATATTTGAACCTATTTGAACTGGCGGCCCCGGAGAGATTCGAACTCCCGACTCACTCCTTAGGACGGAGGCGCTCTATCCACTGAGCTACGAGGCCGGAATGAGATAAGTATGACCGATGCCGGGCGGAAGGCGCACCAAATGCCATTGGGCGCGCACGGAAATCAAATTTTTGTATCCACATCCAAAAATCGCACAACATTGATGGCAAATCAGTGTAAAGTCAGTGTATGAAATTGCCCAACTTGTTTCAAAAGAAGCTG encodes the following:
- a CDS encoding helix-turn-helix transcriptional regulator, encoding MLKSIYSPEYRTMVRLLRKTREQRGLTQEQVARSLSITASMLSKWELGERRIDLRELDLYLRACEADLVDFVASWQQAIRENNVVVGIEVKLRKGRPVPKSAR